The window cgacaaaaccaccccctctcaccacccGGACCCAGAAGACGTCCACgcacccaacaccaccacaaccaacaaacagcgcagcaccagcccagccacctcctcccctttggCAACCTCAGCCCAGGAACaagccgaggaagaagaggaggaagagaagcgcaagctgagagaaaaaaaggtaGACGACATGCAAGCCGTTTTCCGGATACGTTACGCGGGGGATATCAAATTGTTGCTCACGGCGGACATCCTGCTCGACTACCCCATGCCTAGCTTTGTCGGGATTCCCGTCAGGTTGTCCATCACCGGGCTGACGtttgatggggtgggggtgctGGCGAAGATTAGGAAGAGGGTTCACTTTTGTTTCCTCAGTCCGGAGGACGCGGTCGCTGCTGTTGGGCAGGGGGAGAATGaagttgatggtggggagggggataaaCAAACTGGTTTCAAGTCACCGCcaggtggtgggaatgggcTGGGGGCGACAAAGCTGGGCGGGTTGCTGCAGGAGATTAGAGTCGAGAGTGAGATCGGTCAGCGGGAGAGCGGGAAGCAGAGCTTGAAGAATGTAGgcaaggtggagaggtttgTGCTGGAgcaggtgaggaggatatttgaggaggagtttgtgTATCCTAGTTATTGGACGTTTTTGGTATGATTAATAGGCCTGTCAATGATCAAGATGATTGGAGGTCACCGAAGCATCGTGGACCTGGATTGATGGAATCTTTCATTCGTTAGAGGGTAGCCTTGAAACCCTGATACGCAGAGTTGATGTCCAGctccaactccctcgcctGGTCCTCGCTCAGCTCTTCCGTAGCCTTCATCTGGTTGAGCGTAATCAGCCACTGGACAATCTTGCCCCTGTTTTCAAAGTCCCTATCCGTCACCTTGTTCGCAGACTGGATCACATCCGTCAGCAGAGGATGCAACTGGTCCTTTGCCAGCAAGCCCAGCTTCAACGCATCCAAAAACGTGATAAAGTCCTGCGTCGCCTCCAGAATGAGCTGTCCACTAGGGTTTTTACCACCCGAGTTTTCAGACTTGGAACcatttcctccaccaccgccgccgcctccgtgGTGTCCAGCAGATGCGTCCACTGTTGTGGAGGGCATCCCCACGCGAATGCGCTCTGTGGCGCGGGGCACTTCAAGGTCCCATTCTGCTTTGAATTCCTCCAGTCCGACAAAGGCGCGGGCGACTGCTTCATCGGCGACTAGGGACTTGTATTGTTTGAGAGAGCGCTCGCATATTTCGGTGTAGTCTGCTTCGGGGATGGCGTCCTTGAGGAAGGCCCTTTCGAGCTCGTCGAGGGTGACTATGATGCTGAAAATTTCGGCGAGGGAGTCTTGAAGGTCGCGCTCAGCGCGGGTGTCGGCTAGTTTCACTTCCTGGCATCGGAGGCAAAAGTCAGCAGTTGTcgtgttgatggtgatggtgctcaacagcaacatgtTGGCAACAGGTGAGGGGCAGATTGGACATCAAGGTGATTGCAAGGCACGACAGGACGAACCTCATCGAGATTTATAGTCGCCGAGAGCGTAGAGTTTGGCACGTAGCTGTGCGGTGTCGGCGCATATGGTTGCCTGTTTAGCATGGTGAAGGCCTCGCGCTGCAGTTGCGCAAGCGCATCGCGGCACACAAGTACagcttggaggggggataGATGATGCAACCAGAGCTGACGACGTTGGGGGAAGCTGTTATCGTCCGATAAGGGGGCAACAAAGGTGGCAGAATCCCAGTCACCGCTCCCGCGCTAGTGACATTCCAAGCTTAGCGCCCCGCCTGATAAGAAATCCGATAAGCACCCCGGACAGGAACATCAAAAAAAGTTTGGAGACATGCGACTTCTGAGCCAGCAAATtgttgaaggggttgttcGGCAAAGCCACACCAATTGCCGACTTTTTCCATCACCGTAACTCGCCACGATGGGTGCCTCTAAGAAGAACGCAAAGGCGACGAAGAAGTTCGAACAAAAACATCTCAGCGGTGTTCtcgaaagaagaaaagcgGTCGCCAAGATCAAACAGAAGCAgcagatcaaggagaagaagcaggccaAGCGCGCAAAGGACGATGAGTTCTTCAAAGGAGCCGATGGCACCGTCAAGAGACCAACGAACAAGAAGCCCGGTACGCAGGGAACCGAGATGAGCGTCGACGATTTCTTCAAGGGCGGTTTCGAGATCCTCGACAAGGGTGCGCCAACGGAGAATGGCAAGACTGCCGCTCTTGGAAAGCGGAAGCGCGGGGAGGCCAATGCCCGCGAGGAGACTTCTGATCAGAGCGACGGCAGCGATGTCGATGTTTCCGAcaacgaggaggatgtggttaCCGATAGCGAGGCTGGCTTcagcgatgaggaggatgaggaggatcttGGCATGTCCAAGAACGCCATGGCCGCTCTCGCCGAGAAGGATCCCGAATTCTACAAGTTCTTGAAGGAGAACGACCCGGAGGctctcgactttgacgaaAACGCATCACTCGACGAGGTTGACGAGCTTAGCGGcagcgacgaggaagatgagcaaccgaagaagaagcaaaagaagggcaagaaggcacaagaagaagaggaggttgacgatTCCGCCCATGAGTTGACCAAGGCCATGGTTGCCAAGTGGGAGAAGGCGCTCAACGAGACCAAGTCGCTCAAGGCTGCTAAACAGACAGTGATCGCCTTTCGCTGCGCTGCCCACCTgaacgaggaggatgaggagaacCCACAACGCTACAGCATCAAAAACCCCGAGGTCTTTCACAAcatcttgatggtggccCTCAAGCTCATTCCTGAAGTCTTgaaccaccatctccctgtCAAGGAGTCCGCCGCCGGCAGAGCCTACGTCCAGACCGAGACCAAGAAGTTCAAGACGCTGTCCAACCTCATCAAGAGCTTTGCTGCTTccatcatccgcctcctTGGCACACTCTCAGACGACGCTACCGTCAAGCTCACACTCAACGCCCTTCAGCCACTCCTTCCTTATCTCTTGTCCTTCAGAAAGCTCCTCAAGGTGCTTATCAAGACTATTGTCGCTTTCTGGTCTCAACCCGCCAGCTCCGACAGCACCAGGATAACAGCCTTTCTAGTGATCCGCCGTCTCACGGTGGTTTCTGACAAGGGTGTCAGAGAAGCCGTTCTCAAGGCAACTTACCGCGGGTTGTTCGACAACAGCAAGcacaccaaccacaacacaaTCCAGGGCATCAACCTAATGAAGAACTCGGCCGCCGAGCTTTGGGGTCTGGATCAGTCTCTTGGCTACACCACCGCCTTCACCTCGATCCGCCAGCTCGCCATCCACCTCCGtaacagcatcatcaacaacaagcaagtCCACAACGTCTACAACTGGCAATTCGTCCACGCTCTGGATTTCTGGTCTTGCGTTCTTTCCGAGCACTGCAGCCCCCTGAAGGAGGCCGAAGCCGGAAAGGAATCCcagctcaagctcctcatCTACCCCCTGGTGCAGGTTACCCTGGGTGTGCTGCGCCTCATCCCAACAGCGATCTACTTTCCCCTGCGATTCCAGCTCATCCGCTCGCTTCTTCGCCTGTCGAGAGCGACGGACACTTATATCCCCCTCGCCTCTTGCCTCTTGGAGGTCCTCTCGTCGGCAGAGATGAAAAAGGCGCCCAAGCAGTCCACCCTCAAGCCTTTGGATTTTGCCGTCGCGTACAAGGCCCCCAAGTCGTACCTCCGCACGAGGGTCTATCAGGACGGCGTGGGGGAGCAAGTGGTGGAGCTGCTTTCGGAGTTTTTTGTCCTCTGGGCCAAGAGCATCGCGTTTCCGGAGTTTTcgctgccggtggtgatctcgctcaagaggtggttgaaggaggcgaggaagaggtcgACGGGGAATAAGAATGGGAAGCTGGGCgggagcttggtgttgcttgTGCAAAAGCTGGAGGCCAACGCCAAGTTTattgaggagaggagggccaAGGTGGAGTTTGCGCCCAAGGATAGGGCGCAGGTGGAGGGGTTTTTGAAGgatttggaggtggagaggacgcCGGTGGGGgcgtttgttgttggtcagaggaagctgagggaggagaggaggagggttgtggaggaggctaggaaggcggaggaggggaagaggagggaggaggagagggaggcgctggaggggggaggggggagtgatgatgaggggggtgaggaggaggaggaggatgagatggatgttgatgaggaggaattggaggcggatgaggaggaggaagagggcgaggacgaggaggagatggagagcgAGTAGATGGTTTGGGGACTGGGATTTTTGGTATGAATCTGGCGGTGATACCTGATTTCTGTTGTTTCTAGTGTCATTTGCCTCGGCGTACAAAACCTTGCTTTTCATAGGCAAAACACCCTGGTAATAATCAAAAGGCCGGGAGTATCCTTTATTGTTACTTATACTTTCACTAATGCTGTCTTTTGTGCCATGTTCCTAACACATACTTATTGACCCATTTGTGCGAGACTACGCTTTTTGAGAACTCAATCCATAGGCCTAGGATCAACATACTccaactcatcatcatcattatccaCCATCTTGATCCCCCCTCCATACTCCTCATCTGtgtcgacctcctcctcggtgtcATAATTCCTCCCCTGATAATGCGAGGATTCATATACCGCCGGTGTTGACGCCGCAGCCAAGGGGATCACCCTAGGCGGGGAATCCGACCTTGCCAGTGTCGACGGCTGCGCAGGAACAGTCTGCGCCCTGGTGATCGTCGGGGGCCTGGAATCATCCAGATTCACCAGATTAGGGAACCTGGACGCGTCAGGAGGGGCGGGAATGTGAGGGGCGGGTTTTGATGGCGGgcctgggggtggggagggggagaagagaccGAAGGGGTCCATTTCTGTTTGGAGATGCGAGGTCATGCTGCGGGTCATGGttggtttttggggttggttgtttcTCAGGGGGTGGCGACCTGGTTGGAAGAcagttggggatggggatgggattcCTTGGTTGCCGTCGAGGCAGGAGTTGACATGGGTTGTGGCTTGGGATTCTGACAAGGTGGAGATGTTGCGGTTGCAGATGGGGCAGCTtcggatggtggtgctggtttgCTGTTGCTTGGGTCTGGAAGGTTGTTGGGATTGAAGTTTGGCAaagttggtgttttgggtggagggggaaggggcgTAGGAATAGGGGGGTGGCGAGTCTTGTTTGGATCGCCGGGGTTGTTGTGGAGGGCTGGAGATTTTGAGGTCTTCCAAATCGATCAGGGTGCCAGAGTTGTCTGGTCGGTTGTTGaggtcggcgatggtgatggtgtcgttggcttctttggcgATGGACTTGTCTACGCCCTGGCCTACGGGGAGATCGCAGCGTGCGAGTATCTTTTCGATCAGGCCTGCGTAGCGCATGTGCCCCTGAACCTCCTcgctgaggttgaggttttCAACACCTTCGATGTGTTCGATCTCTTGAAGACCCGCCACGCCCATTTGAACAGATGTGGTGCGGTATAGGAATGCGAGAATGTAGTCGTTTTCGGAGTAGGCGTTGTAGATCCTACCGGACACTACGGTGCGCATCATCTGCCAGTGTTCTCTATTCGAGGGAACAGGGGCACCAATGAAGACGACAGAGTCGATAAGACCAAAGGCTCGACGCTTTGCAAGAGAGCGTAGGCACGAGTAAATAACTCGAGCGCCGAGCGAGTATCCGATCAGGGTGACTGGGCGTTCACCCTGGACTTTGTTGATCAGGGCGTCTGCCAGCACTTCACCAGCCTTTTCAGACCGGTTCTTGGCGAGAGAGAACGGGTTGTCCAATGTCGAAGCCATAGAAAGGAGATAGGCCGGCCACAAAGCTCCCCAGAGAGTTGCCAAGACTGTACGCTTCAGGATTTCCATCTTGACAGTGTTCCAGGCATACGAGTTGACGAGTTCCTCAAGAGACTTGCCAAGCCCCTCAAGAGCCTCCAGCTCGTACCGAAGCGCAAATACTTCGGCGTCGTCGGAGAGATGCCGCCACGGTTTCGTGATGTCGTCCTTGGTGGTTAGCCAGCCATTAATGCCTATAGTAACTCTCAAGCGCCTGGCGTCCTTGTTGTTTGCTGCATTTCGGGTTCCCCATTCATCTGCCAGCGGAATAAACTTGAAGTCCTCGACATCTCGGGCGTACTTGTCCACCATTTCACCCTAGCTTCGTCAGCCACGGGCATTCAGAAAGTGAAGTTACAACACTTACCGTCATGCGGGCTCCGAAAGCACCAAATAAAGCGCCCACGAGGGCTCCATTCATCCAGAAGATGCCCAAGAAAGAcgcaacaccacccagccCAACAGTACCCATGAGACCTCCGATGGCTCCAGCTACGACTGGCGCAGCAAGTCCACCAGTAACTCCTATAAGCGCAGCTCCGGCAACAGACGCCAAGCCAACTTTCAGAAACCTGCCAGCCTggttttgctgctgcctcttCCTGGCTTCAGCGTCAGCGGACATGGTCCTCGTCCTCTGCTGTTTGGCAGCCTCCTCTGACCCTTCCACCATGGCCTTTGCaatctcaatctcctcgTCGTTCAAGGCATCCAGCGGAATTTCAAGAGCCGAGGCGAGATACACAGCCAAAGCTCTCGACTCAGCTGTGTAATGACCCGTGGATAGCAACTCCAGCAGTATGCAACTCAGACTTTCCAATCTGTCCTCATATGAGATGGTGGTCAACCTTGTGGGAATAGGATGCCAATGCAGCTGAAGCCGTGTCACTCTCTCCCTCCGAACTGCCTCATCATCTCTCACTGATGAAgaaccccctccaccgaaGTCAATCAAACTCCCTTCCGCTGCTGCCGGCGCAGGTTTCCTCTGCCTCATCCTCTCGGTCCGTTTCCGCCTCTCATCCATGGTCTTGGCATCATCCTGGGCGGCGAGAAGCTCCTTAAGCTTGGTCAATGTCTCTGCTCTCCATTTGTCAAAATGCTCAagcgcggcggcggtgatccGGGCGAGTtcttggttgggttgggtgacAAAGTTGCGGTTATCCACTTGGATTAGTGTCGGCTCCTCGTCGATGATGCTGCTCCCTCGGGCGTTGGGGTCAATGCGCAGAGGAGACGGCCTGTCATGAACATGCAATGCGGGAAGGTCCTTGAGCTCGAGCTGGGAGCGCATGTAGGCTGTGATCTCGATGAGGAGGCCATAAAAAGCTCTGCGTTTGGCGTGGTTGAGGATGTGCAGAACCTGGCGAGGCTCGCTGGCGAGGGGcgccatgatggtggtgttttgttttcaaGTCGCCCTAGAACTTGTCTACCACTTTGCGAGTCGA is drawn from Podospora pseudocomata strain CBS 415.72m chromosome 1 map unlocalized CBS415.72m_1, whole genome shotgun sequence and contains these coding sequences:
- the VPS28 gene encoding Vacuolar protein-sorting-associated protein 28 (EggNog:ENOG503NV62; COG:U); translated protein: MLNRQPYAPTPHSYVPNSTLSATINLDEEVKLADTRAERDLQDSLAEIFSIIVTLDELERAFLKDAIPEADYTEICERSLKQYKSLVADEAVARAFVGLEEFKAEWDLEVPRATERIRVGMPSTTVDASAGHHGGGGGGGGNGSKSENSGGKNPSGQLILEATQDFITFLDALKLGLLAKDQLHPLLTDVIQSANKVTDRDFENRGKIVQWLITLNQMKATEELSEDQARELELDINSAYQGFKATL
- a CDS encoding uncharacterized protein (EggNog:ENOG503NYP3; COG:S); translation: MAPLASEPRQVLHILNHAKRRAFYGLLIEITAYMRSQLELKDLPALHVHDRPSPLRIDPNARGSSIIDEEPTLIQVDNRNFVTQPNQELARITAAALEHFDKWRAETLTKLKELLAAQDDAKTMDERRKRTERMRQRKPAPAAAEGSLIDFGGGGSSSVRDDEAVRRERVTRLQLHWHPIPTRLTTISYEDRLESLSCILLELLSTGHYTAESRALAVYLASALEIPLDALNDEEIEIAKAMVEGSEEAAKQQRTRTMSADAEARKRQQQNQAGRFLKVGLASVAGAALIGVTGGLAAPVVAGAIGGLMGTVGLGGVASFLGIFWMNGALVGALFGAFGARMTGEMVDKYARDVEDFKFIPLADEWGTRNAANNKDARRLRVTIGINGWLTTKDDITKPWRHLSDDAEVFALRYELEALEGLGKSLEELVNSYAWNTVKMEILKRTVLATLWGALWPAYLLSMASTLDNPFSLAKNRSEKAGEVLADALINKVQGERPVTLIGYSLGARVIYSCLRSLAKRRAFGLIDSVVFIGAPVPSNREHWQMMRTVVSGRIYNAYSENDYILAFLYRTTSVQMGVAGLQEIEHIEGVENLNLSEEVQGHMRYAGLIEKILARCDLPVGQGVDKSIAKEANDTITIADLNNRPDNSGTLIDLEDLKISSPPQQPRRSKQDSPPPYSYAPSPSTQNTNFAKLQSQQPSRPKQQQTSTTIRSCPICNRNISTLSESQATTHVNSCLDGNQGIPSPSPTVFQPGRHPLRNNQPQKPTMTRSMTSHLQTEMDPFGLFSPSPPPGPPSKPAPHIPAPPDASRFPNLVNLDDSRPPTITRAQTVPAQPSTLARSDSPPRVIPLAAASTPAVYESSHYQGRNYDTEEEVDTDEEYGGGIKMVDNDDDELEYVDPRPMD
- the NOC2 gene encoding Nucleolar Complex 2 protein (EggNog:ENOG503NWMH; BUSCO:EOG09262N5O; COG:J), giving the protein MGASKKNAKATKKFEQKHLSGVLERRKAVAKIKQKQQIKEKKQAKRAKDDEFFKGADGTVKRPTNKKPGTQGTEMSVDDFFKGGFEILDKGAPTENGKTAALGKRKRGEANAREETSDQSDGSDVDVSDNEEDVVTDSEAGFSDEEDEEDLGMSKNAMAALAEKDPEFYKFLKENDPEALDFDENASLDEVDELSGSDEEDEQPKKKQKKGKKAQEEEEVDDSAHELTKAMVAKWEKALNETKSLKAAKQTVIAFRCAAHLNEEDEENPQRYSIKNPEVFHNILMVALKLIPEVLNHHLPVKESAAGRAYVQTETKKFKTLSNLIKSFAASIIRLLGTLSDDATVKLTLNALQPLLPYLLSFRKLLKVLIKTIVAFWSQPASSDSTRITAFLVIRRLTVVSDKGVREAVLKATYRGLFDNSKHTNHNTIQGINLMKNSAAELWGLDQSLGYTTAFTSIRQLAIHLRNSIINNKQVHNVYNWQFVHALDFWSCVLSEHCSPLKEAEAGKESQLKLLIYPLVQVTLGVLRLIPTAIYFPLRFQLIRSLLRLSRATDTYIPLASCLLEVLSSAEMKKAPKQSTLKPLDFAVAYKAPKSYLRTRVYQDGVGEQVVELLSEFFVLWAKSIAFPEFSLPVVISLKRWLKEARKRSTGNKNGKLGGSLVLLVQKLEANAKFIEERRAKVEFAPKDRAQVEGFLKDLEVERTPVGAFVVGQRKLREERRRVVEEARKAEEGKRREEEREALEGGGGSDDEGGEEEEEDEMDVDEEELEADEEEEEGEDEEEMESE